In the Lepidochelys kempii isolate rLepKem1 chromosome 3, rLepKem1.hap2, whole genome shotgun sequence genome, one interval contains:
- the GJA1 gene encoding gap junction alpha-1 protein produces MGDWSALGKLLDKVQAYSTAGGKVWLSVLFIFRILLLGTAVESAWGDEQSAFRCNTQQPGCENVCYDKSFPISHVRFWVLQIIFVSVPTLLYLAHVFYVMRKEEKLNKREEELKGVQNDGVNVEMHLKQIEMKKFKYGIEVHGKVKMRGGLLRTYIITILFKSIFEVAFLVIQWYVYGFSLNAIYTCEREPCPHRVDCFLSRPTEKTIFIIFMLVVSLVSLALNIIELFYVFFKGVKDRVKGKPDPYSPTGTVSPAKECGSTKYAYFNGCSSPTAPLSPMSPPGYKLVTGDRNNSSCRNYNKQASEQNWANYSAEQNRLGQAGSTISNSHAQPFDLHDDPQNTKKLASGLELQPLTLVDQRPPSRASSLASSRPRPDDLEI; encoded by the coding sequence ATGGGTGACTGGAGTGCCCTGGGAAAACTTCTTGACAAGGTTCAAGCTTATTCTACTGCAGGAGGGAAGGTATGGCTCTCTGTCCTCTTTATTTTCCGCATCTTGCTCTTGGGGACAGCAGTGGAATCAGCCTGGGGAGATGAGCAATCTGCTTTCCGGTGCAACACTCAGCAGCCTGGTTGCGAGAACGTCTGCTATGACAAGTCCTTTCCGATTTCTCATGTGCGCTTCTGGGTTCTGCAGATCATATTTGTGTCTGTGCCTACCCTCTTGTATCTGGCACATGTGTTCTATGTGATGCGGAAAGAAGAGAAACTGAACAAGAGAGAAGAAGAGCTCAAGGGTGTCCAAAATGATGGTGTGAACGTGGAGATGCACCTCAAACAAATAGAGATGAAGAAATTCAAGTATGGAATTGAAGTGCATGGCAAAGTTAAAATGCGAGGAGGACTGCTCCGTACTTACATAATCACCATTCTCTTTAAGTCTATCTTTGAAGTGGCCTTCTTGGTGATACAATGGTACGTCTATGGGTTTAGCCTGAATGCTATTTACACTTGTGAGCGAGAACCATGCCCACACAGAGTGGACTGCTTCCTCTCCCGTCCAACTGAGAAAACCATCTTCATTATCTTCATGCTGGTAGTGTCTTTAGTATCTCTTGCCTTGAACATTATTGAGCTTTTCTATGTGTTCTTCAAGGGTGTCAAGGATCGTGTGAAAGGAAAACCAGACCCCTACTCTCCCACCGGTACTGTGAGTCCTGCCAAGGAATGTGGATCCACGAAATATGCTTATTTCAATGGCTGTTCCTCTCCCACTGCCCCCTTATCACCCATGTCTCCACCAGGCTACAAGCTTGTTACTGGTGACAGGAACAATTCCTCCTGTCGTAACTACAATAAACAAGCCAGTGAGCAAAACTGGGCAAATTACAGTGCTGAGCAGAACAGATTGGGACAGGCTGGCAGCACCATCTCCAACTCTCATGCCCAGCCCTTTGATTTACATGATGATCCCCAGAACACTAAAAAACTGGCATCAGGGCTTGAGCTGCAGCCCCTCACCCTTGTGGACCAAAGGCCACCTAGCAGAGCCAGCAGCCTAGCCAGTAGTAGACCTAGACCTGATGACCTAGAGATCTAA